A stretch of the Haloarcula ordinaria genome encodes the following:
- a CDS encoding type IV pilin N-terminal domain-containing protein, with protein MRSEDAVSSVISVVLMVGIVVILGAVVSVFALGIGESVDSTAPSATFEFEVQANGDVQVTHASGDSFDGDQLRFAGAALEKTSVGSINEWSGGDVTAGDSATVNAKGGDTLRLIWQSPKDDTTGTIAQYDVPNSANPQASIGGFGYPASHDARINGKVTIKNLQFSRAHDDRVYVTVEDEPAGGSTSAARYFDSSGDDLIFSDATGSGLTDQNIGSSETITVTIYETDKKQVRVMTATFVT; from the coding sequence ATGAGGTCCGAGGATGCCGTCTCGTCAGTCATTTCGGTCGTCCTGATGGTGGGTATCGTGGTGATACTGGGGGCTGTCGTCTCTGTGTTCGCGCTAGGAATCGGAGAGAGCGTAGATAGTACCGCTCCAAGTGCGACGTTTGAGTTTGAGGTGCAAGCCAATGGTGACGTTCAGGTGACCCACGCAAGCGGTGACTCGTTTGACGGCGACCAGTTGCGGTTCGCGGGAGCCGCACTCGAAAAAACGTCGGTCGGTAGTATCAACGAATGGAGTGGGGGTGATGTCACCGCGGGCGACTCAGCGACGGTCAATGCCAAAGGCGGCGATACCCTACGGCTCATCTGGCAATCCCCGAAGGATGATACGACCGGAACAATCGCACAGTACGACGTGCCGAATAGCGCTAACCCACAGGCCTCAATCGGGGGTTTTGGATATCCAGCCTCGCACGATGCTCGGATAAATGGAAAAGTCACGATTAAGAACCTCCAATTCAGCCGGGCTCACGACGACCGTGTCTACGTCACTGTGGAAGACGAGCCGGCCGGTGGGAGTACCTCAGCAGCGCGGTACTTCGATTCGTCGGGGGATGATTTGATCTTTTCAGATGCGACGGGGAGTGGGCTTACGGATCAGAATATCGGGTCCAGTGAGACGATTACGGTAACGATATACGAGACGGACAAGAAACAAGTCAGAGTAATGACTGCTACGTTCGTAACCTGA
- a CDS encoding IS6 family transposase, giving the protein MPKISRLSGCRDWIDLDFVERERTPEPAMALGIKSHVAGLSLSDTVELLEDLGVQRSRKAIHDWVQKADLQPESGKSPNQIALDETVIRINDQQFWLYAAADPQSNELLHVRLFATTTTTLTEIFLHELRQKHDVETAVFLVDGAQHLQTALSRAGFRFQMRRHGNRNAVERIFREFKRRTSSFSNCFSHVDPETAENWLQTFARWHNAPN; this is encoded by the coding sequence ATGCCAAAAATCAGCCGCCTCAGCGGATGTAGAGACTGGATTGATTTGGATTTTGTGGAGCGCGAGCGGACACCCGAGCCGGCGATGGCGCTGGGTATCAAATCGCACGTTGCGGGACTCTCGCTGTCGGATACCGTCGAATTACTCGAAGATCTGGGTGTCCAACGATCGCGGAAAGCAATCCACGATTGGGTTCAGAAAGCCGATTTACAGCCCGAATCCGGTAAATCACCGAATCAGATTGCGCTTGACGAAACCGTGATTCGGATCAACGATCAGCAATTCTGGCTGTACGCCGCCGCCGATCCGCAGTCGAACGAACTGCTTCACGTCCGGCTCTTTGCGACGACTACGACCACCCTCACGGAAATTTTCTTGCACGAACTTCGGCAAAAACACGATGTCGAAACTGCTGTCTTTCTCGTCGATGGCGCTCAACACCTCCAAACTGCGCTCTCTCGAGCGGGATTCCGATTTCAGATGCGGCGCCACGGAAATCGGAACGCTGTCGAACGAATTTTTCGAGAGTTCAAGCGTCGAACCTCGTCGTTTTCAAACTGTTTCAGTCACGTCGACCCCGAAACAGCCGAAAATTGGTTGCAGACCTTCGCTCGCTGGCACAATGCTCCAAACTAA
- a CDS encoding response regulator has protein sequence MTTVPDASAGREMLTDEVFDCVVSDYDLPGQNGIVFLRTVREQFPDLPFILYTGKGSEEVAMEAISAGVTDYLQKRVGLISTPS, from the coding sequence ATCACCACGGTACCCGATGCCAGTGCTGGGCGTGAAATGCTCACCGACGAAGTGTTCGACTGTGTGGTCTCCGACTACGATTTGCCTGGACAAAACGGAATCGTGTTTCTTCGCACCGTCCGTGAACAATTCCCCGATCTTCCGTTTATTTTGTATACAGGGAAGGGATCTGAGGAAGTCGCGATGGAGGCCATCTCTGCAGGCGTTACAGACTATCTTCAAAAGAGAGTGGGACTGATCAGTACACCGTCTTAG
- a CDS encoding sensor histidine kinase, whose amino-acid sequence MLEYRLVRLTVDGVLEGIVGVARDITEHKDRERKLRRERDRLDEFAGVVSHDIQNPLTVAKGRLELAKGECDSDHLAGLGTALDRITRITEDVLWLAREGRAIGAVDAVMVAHTIDKAWDIVGEQTEHAELHYADETVSSLSVEADDDRLCQLFENLFGNAIKHGGADTTVTVGALDNGFYIEDDGPGIPEERRTDVFSAGYSTDEEGTGFGLSIVERVVEITDGKST is encoded by the coding sequence GTGTTAGAGTATCGGTTGGTCCGCCTCACTGTAGATGGGGTGCTTGAAGGAATCGTCGGTGTCGCCCGTGATATCACCGAACACAAAGATCGTGAGCGAAAACTTCGCCGAGAGCGGGACCGTCTTGACGAGTTTGCGGGTGTCGTCAGTCACGACATCCAGAACCCACTGACCGTAGCGAAAGGTCGTTTAGAGCTCGCAAAAGGAGAGTGTGACAGCGATCATCTTGCTGGACTCGGGACCGCATTAGACCGTATTACGCGAATTACTGAGGATGTCCTCTGGCTGGCGCGAGAAGGACGAGCCATCGGTGCGGTGGATGCTGTTATGGTGGCCCATACGATAGACAAAGCTTGGGACATTGTCGGAGAGCAGACAGAGCACGCCGAGTTACACTACGCAGACGAGACGGTTTCCTCACTCTCTGTTGAAGCAGACGATGATCGACTGTGCCAACTCTTCGAAAACCTGTTCGGAAACGCGATTAAACACGGTGGAGCAGACACAACGGTCACAGTCGGTGCGCTGGACAATGGCTTCTATATCGAAGACGATGGGCCTGGTATCCCCGAAGAGAGACGTACTGACGTGTTTAGCGCCGGCTACTCAACCGACGAGGAAGGAACGGGATTCGGGTTGAGCATCGTCGAGCGGGTGGTCGAAATCACGGATGGGAAATCAACCTGA
- a CDS encoding HalOD1 output domain-containing protein has translation MPVVDVEYETENNHSPVQAIVTALADAADIDPVDLPPISEHVDPAALNALFDPHDRTTDGDTVLSFQVDPGTYSSAPTASSASVTRHSEPIWSRFCIYQHLTRLLFERGR, from the coding sequence GTGCCAGTCGTTGACGTGGAGTACGAGACTGAAAATAATCACTCTCCGGTACAGGCCATTGTTACGGCGCTGGCGGATGCTGCTGATATCGATCCAGTCGATCTCCCGCCGATAAGTGAGCATGTTGACCCGGCTGCACTCAACGCTCTGTTTGATCCCCATGACAGAACCACAGACGGAGACACTGTTCTCAGTTTTCAGGTAGATCCTGGAACGTATTCGTCCGCTCCGACGGCTTCATCCGCGTCTGTGACGCGACACAGCGAACCGATCTGGTCCCGTTTTTGCATCTATCAGCACCTAACACGACTTCTCTTTGAGAGAGGCCGCTGA
- a CDS encoding PQQ-binding-like beta-propeller repeat protein produces the protein MARRRDFLTSFGTLTTISIAGCVRGTPVDSITGDVSQKWTFQTEGSVVSSPAVRGGSVYVGSDDATIYAIDDKDGIQRWSFQTTAEVVSSPTVVGGTVYVGSYDTNVYAISAADGIEQWSSPTGAPVESSPVVKDETVYVGSQDSNVYAINAENGIEQWSFPTGDWVDSSPTVVDSTVYIGSEDSNLYAINAKNGTEKWSYRTDGEIQSRPAVVDGTVYVGSKDSNVYAIDAENGTKQWSFQTGDEVWSSPAVKDGRVYVGCIDDNLYAINADNGTEQWSFQTKDVVESSPTVADSTVYVGSSDGNMYAIDAENGTKQWSFQTGDEVWSSPAVKDGTIYLGSNDENVYALTERDISDADRTS, from the coding sequence ATGGCAAGACGTCGAGACTTCCTCACCTCTTTTGGAACACTGACAACCATTTCGATCGCCGGATGTGTGAGAGGGACTCCAGTAGACTCAATAACCGGAGACGTATCTCAAAAATGGACCTTCCAAACGGAAGGTTCAGTGGTCTCTTCGCCGGCGGTAAGGGGGGGCAGCGTTTACGTTGGGAGCGACGACGCCACGATATACGCAATCGACGACAAGGATGGAATCCAACGATGGTCCTTCCAGACAACCGCCGAGGTGGTATCCTCACCGACTGTGGTGGGTGGAACCGTCTATGTTGGGAGCTACGACACCAACGTGTATGCCATCAGCGCTGCAGATGGAATCGAACAATGGTCCTCTCCTACGGGTGCTCCAGTTGAATCCTCGCCGGTAGTGAAAGATGAGACAGTCTATGTTGGGAGTCAGGATTCCAACGTGTACGCGATCAACGCCGAAAACGGGATCGAACAGTGGTCCTTCCCAACTGGCGACTGGGTGGACTCTTCGCCGACTGTAGTCGATAGTACCGTCTATATCGGAAGTGAGGACTCCAACTTGTACGCGATAAACGCCAAGAACGGGACTGAAAAGTGGTCCTATCGGACGGATGGTGAGATACAGTCTAGACCGGCAGTGGTGGATGGCACGGTCTACGTCGGGAGTAAGGATTCCAACGTGTACGCTATCGATGCCGAGAATGGAACCAAACAGTGGTCGTTCCAAACGGGTGATGAGGTATGGTCCTCACCAGCGGTGAAGGATGGCAGAGTTTATGTCGGATGCATTGACGACAACCTGTACGCGATTAACGCCGATAACGGGACGGAGCAGTGGTCCTTCCAGACGAAAGACGTGGTTGAATCCTCACCTACAGTGGCAGATAGCACGGTATACGTCGGGAGTAGCGACGGCAACATGTACGCAATCGACGCCGAGAATGGAACCAAACAGTGGTCGTTCCAAACGGGTGATGAGGTGTGGTCCTCACCGGCGGTGAAGGATGGTACAATCTATCTCGGGAGCAATGATGAAAACGTGTACGCACTCACAGAGCGCGACATATCCGATGCTGATAGAACCTCTTGA
- a CDS encoding ATP-binding protein gives MSTDSMAFLEESVDVFHVGEHYAETVSDTIAVRGQIRQRSSVDPKLEMAVFRCRECENEKRVAQNFGSIRQPAFCEGCGKQRAPWTLQREKCEYVDYQALRLQPVPERVEEGTETIDAHLTEALARQGVESGEVVTVVATYKAIHPNGSTVGEKILDAEDVIVEESAMQEVNRDAHQDVIDLLADMHDPMDVLVDSVAPTHYGDEHIKEGLILQLVRGNSPDAEGTNHRGLVHQLLLGDPGTGKTDFGEALTALSPRGQKTSGNEGTSAAGLTAAMTKDGFDDRDLTVTAGAIPKCSGGAVFIDELDSAGSSEQNALLEAMESGKVTIEKAGERAVLNAETAMLTAANPEDGHFRENDSPIQQTKIISPLLDRFDLLWVLEERTDREEIDELAGHILDGRDVATRQARGQAVPDDLLEDVDGEVSIDALRAYLQACRDLTPTFASAAVKDALREWYVAVKTRLVAREEDEERTIPVTPRSLLDLVRLAEASAKARHSETIEMVDAERATRLKSRSFRELGLDPGPDVEVKTDDDGVLVVTSDAPTAVVTEVVEGLKFEGAGYGADPDDVVDAVVEEADGLAPDDAADLIERMEAAKTIDRTPDGRLIA, from the coding sequence ATGAGTACGGACTCGATGGCGTTCCTCGAGGAGTCTGTCGACGTCTTCCACGTCGGCGAGCACTACGCCGAGACGGTCAGCGACACGATCGCCGTGCGTGGGCAGATTCGACAGCGCTCGTCGGTTGATCCCAAACTGGAGATGGCCGTCTTCCGCTGTCGCGAGTGTGAGAACGAGAAGCGAGTCGCTCAGAACTTCGGGAGCATCCGTCAACCGGCGTTCTGTGAGGGATGTGGCAAACAGCGCGCTCCGTGGACGCTGCAGCGCGAGAAGTGTGAGTACGTCGACTATCAGGCGCTCCGTCTGCAGCCCGTTCCCGAGCGTGTCGAGGAAGGAACTGAGACGATCGACGCCCATCTTACGGAAGCGCTGGCTCGACAGGGCGTCGAATCTGGCGAGGTCGTCACGGTCGTCGCGACGTACAAAGCCATCCATCCGAACGGCTCGACAGTCGGCGAGAAGATCCTCGACGCTGAGGACGTCATCGTCGAGGAGTCGGCGATGCAGGAAGTGAACCGCGACGCCCACCAGGACGTCATCGACCTACTCGCCGACATGCACGATCCGATGGACGTGCTGGTGGATTCGGTCGCACCGACTCACTACGGGGACGAGCACATCAAGGAGGGTCTCATCCTCCAGTTGGTTCGTGGCAACTCGCCCGATGCAGAAGGGACGAACCACCGCGGCCTCGTGCATCAGCTCTTGTTGGGCGATCCGGGCACAGGCAAGACGGACTTCGGTGAAGCGCTGACAGCGCTCAGTCCACGTGGTCAGAAGACGTCGGGTAACGAGGGCACGTCGGCGGCCGGCCTGACAGCGGCGATGACGAAAGACGGCTTTGACGACCGCGACCTGACCGTCACGGCAGGCGCCATCCCGAAGTGTTCCGGTGGCGCCGTCTTCATCGATGAACTCGACAGTGCCGGTTCGTCGGAACAGAACGCGCTCTTGGAGGCGATGGAGTCCGGAAAGGTCACGATCGAGAAGGCTGGTGAGCGCGCGGTCCTGAACGCCGAGACTGCGATGCTCACGGCGGCCAACCCAGAGGACGGCCACTTCCGAGAGAACGACTCGCCGATCCAGCAGACGAAGATCATCTCACCGCTGCTGGATCGATTCGACCTGCTGTGGGTTCTGGAGGAGCGTACGGACCGCGAGGAAATCGACGAACTGGCAGGCCATATCCTCGACGGCCGTGATGTTGCCACGAGGCAAGCACGCGGGCAGGCGGTGCCCGACGATCTCCTCGAGGACGTCGACGGCGAGGTGAGCATCGACGCCTTGCGAGCGTACCTGCAGGCGTGTCGCGACCTCACGCCTACGTTTGCGAGCGCCGCGGTGAAAGACGCGCTGCGCGAGTGGTACGTGGCCGTGAAGACGCGCTTGGTCGCCCGCGAGGAAGACGAAGAGCGGACCATCCCAGTGACGCCACGCTCGCTGCTGGACCTCGTGCGACTCGCTGAAGCGTCGGCGAAGGCCCGCCATTCCGAGACGATCGAGATGGTCGACGCCGAGCGTGCGACACGGCTGAAGAGTCGCTCGTTCCGCGAACTGGGGCTCGACCCTGGCCCGGACGTGGAGGTCAAGACTGACGACGATGGGGTGCTGGTCGTCACGTCGGACGCACCGACCGCCGTCGTGACCGAGGTCGTCGAGGGGCTGAAGTTCGAGGGGGCCGGCTACGGCGCCGACCCGGACGACGTCGTCGACGCGGTCGTCGAGGAGGCCGATGGGCTCGCGCCAGACGACGCGGCGGACCTCATCGAACGGATGGAGGCGGCAAAAACGATTGACCGCACCCCTGACGGGAGGCTCATCGCATAA
- a CDS encoding ATP-binding protein, with translation MSDLHDPQELGFIEPHYGSEQWTNDARNHSDGRHLRRIHGMPEFNPDQFDAEGLVPAFWDHTWDGGRNQPSGGVEWFATGPPNSGKTTLALRAAQIDMEVNNSRVVWRAATGSRSEWLPYAPVAHVCLPKGYDATAYVVKKGGNRNSMGKQVPLEDVVRKVTHYSDIMDLNLNVLQDGVFHVVYPDPKMRGCQWVYEESDKVVDGVKFQEGDPVDHWWFGWALSLVERGPFDWTTWICDEVASLAREGVSKDQYATLQKVQLAGTAVEDFRKNGIIGLFFGHKDKHLHNLWTDRIRWRVGMNGTANPHGGSSPKGFESVPMEEDITSDLDTGEAILYTEKEFTWPPITWPEISKPIHGDLKVYLSETDSKRAVPGVRRRDQADHPPQQTTILVADLEECSRTVCFRRRTQGVGPTENGPRAGFAVATRKIRARGILDWT, from the coding sequence ATGTCTGATCTACACGACCCGCAGGAACTGGGCTTCATCGAGCCCCACTACGGCAGCGAGCAGTGGACGAACGACGCACGAAACCACTCGGACGGACGGCACCTTCGTCGAATCCACGGAATGCCGGAGTTCAATCCCGACCAGTTCGACGCGGAAGGGTTGGTGCCGGCGTTCTGGGACCACACATGGGACGGCGGCCGCAACCAACCGAGTGGCGGCGTCGAGTGGTTCGCGACAGGACCGCCGAACTCCGGGAAGACGACGCTCGCTCTTCGCGCCGCCCAGATTGACATGGAGGTCAATAACTCGCGTGTGGTCTGGCGGGCGGCGACGGGCTCGCGCTCGGAATGGCTCCCGTACGCACCGGTCGCGCACGTATGCCTCCCGAAGGGATACGACGCGACCGCGTACGTCGTGAAGAAGGGCGGGAACCGTAACTCGATGGGCAAGCAGGTGCCGCTCGAGGACGTCGTCCGGAAGGTAACGCACTACAGCGACATTATGGACCTGAATCTGAACGTCCTACAAGACGGCGTGTTCCACGTCGTCTACCCAGATCCGAAAATGCGGGGCTGCCAGTGGGTCTACGAAGAGAGTGACAAGGTCGTCGACGGCGTCAAGTTCCAGGAAGGCGACCCGGTCGATCACTGGTGGTTCGGCTGGGCACTCTCGCTCGTCGAGCGCGGCCCGTTCGACTGGACAACGTGGATCTGCGACGAGGTCGCATCGCTCGCTCGAGAGGGTGTCTCGAAGGACCAGTACGCGACGCTCCAGAAGGTGCAGCTCGCAGGGACGGCCGTCGAGGACTTCCGGAAGAACGGCATCATCGGGCTGTTCTTCGGCCACAAGGACAAGCACCTGCACAACCTCTGGACCGACCGCATTCGATGGCGCGTCGGGATGAACGGGACGGCGAACCCTCACGGCGGCTCATCGCCGAAGGGATTCGAGTCCGTGCCGATGGAAGAGGACATCACGTCGGACCTGGACACAGGCGAGGCGATTCTCTACACCGAGAAGGAGTTCACCTGGCCGCCGATCACGTGGCCGGAGATCTCGAAGCCGATCCACGGTGACCTGAAGGTCTATCTCTCAGAGACGGACTCGAAGCGAGCAGTTCCGGGGGTGCGTCGGCGTGATCAGGCCGACCACCCACCCCAGCAGACCACAATCCTCGTCGCCGACCTCGAGGAGTGCTCAAGAACTGTCTGTTTTCGTAGACGAACCCAGGGGGTCGGACCGACGGAGAACGGTCCCCGCGCCGGTTTCGCGGTCGCGACCAGAAAAATTCGCGCGCGCGGAATTCTTGACTGGACATGA